In one Leishmania panamensis strain MHOM/PA/94/PSC-1 chromosome 14 sequence genomic region, the following are encoded:
- a CDS encoding protein kinase, putative (TriTrypDB/GeneDB-style sysID: LpmP.14.1050), producing MSSNQTAAASLGSGAYTASKRSARNVLPARSAATTSTVTDGLTFKGSGAAASQASTTTRPSYPDGATANGTSHYHHSSGVEDNVNTANGSRDEPKSNTDSSTSGSAAATTESVIEELKALAKSMLEATNAARRRTSSIEQRNSYEALMHAIENRVNADASTTTSNEDRDATAFTGAYTGAPTTVATAPKHVDPISPNCVSQLERLSGHLMEQLTDIPAALSPGSGVKQQSQQLPPTQLKKFGKEELAAGAVKTDATVRGKQEPAVSSQQKQHQQRQRADVKHHAEVEEVGAEEENEEGPDEGNGAQVQSLAVLRSQPPIMRRRTPTTALEADEDEEDDDGAAYDGVKTQVLFKPVNRAAYREVVASTWKPEGLTRRISATGSGGRQHHNSNRSRSASELKDSPRHPNSGDDDDEAIMTVATRNKADRTAGQKAVSMKVYRVPSFPYGGGVTEKQARLLQRLFDECIHNGEHLSSNATGPVLITKRDFDSCRYDEVPVASAQRDMTSFQPRSPYEFVVEVERDVRFDAVKSREERRHRFRQLVRENRAPATMGTFNLRVIMDPFKTGFEEEKNFPIVPGTVIAGRYEIIQMLGKATFSRAVRCYDLQDPIYDDEEDDGEEYESDADGDDEHGASALPTDKAEDAACTDKTGATTSSCKELDAATTTNTSKRHRKADPTVTTSRLECERKRKILGYGQVCLKIINNTKDFFDQSLDEIRLLTLLNRQKDPDDAHIVRLIDAFYYKEHIMLVTELLRETLYDYGKYNREEEEEFYFTVPRLRLLTRQIVEALTYVHSLNLIHTDLKPENIMFVSYSRCIVKVIDFGSSCFLSDHLSSYIQSRSYRAPEVVLGCDYDGRIDVWSLGAILVEMVTGDVLFTSDTVPEMLARIVYVCGTPFPRRMLWEGRHTSDYINKFGCIYEYGGCSDGQRDHPEKGDTDDGEEPYCLYTPLPTMAPHTCASPRKSRAAATPLPPRTETAPYSVLREKLAAANMVDPEFIAFVEACLMLDHKKRPTSAELLEHPFIRDVKV from the coding sequence ATGAGCTCTAATCAAACGGCCGCAGCGTCTCTGGGGAGCGGTGCGTACACCGCTAGCAAGCGCTCTGCTCGAAACGTGTTACCAGCGAGATCCGCCGCAACGACTTCTACCGTTACTGACGGCCTGACTTTTAAGGGgagtggcgcggcggccagCCAAGCGTCGACCACCACCCGACCCTCGTACCCTGATGGTGCTACCGCGAACGGCACCAgccactaccaccacagcagcggggTCGAGGACAACGTCAACACCGCTAACGGCAGCAGGGATGAGCCGAAGAGCAATActgacagcagcacctccggcagtgctgctgcgaccaCCGAGTCTGTCATTGAGGAACTCAAGGCTCTCGCCAAGTCGATGCTGGAGGCGACGAACGCGGCACGGCGCCGCACAAGCTCGATCGAGCAGCGAAACTCATACGAGGCTCTCATGCACGCCATTGAGAACCGCGTGAATGCCGATGCAAGCACCACCACTAGTAACGAGGATAGAGACGCGACGGCTTTCACCGGCGCCTACACAGGAGCACCCACGACGGTGGCCACCGCGCCCAAGCACGTTGATCCCATTTCGCCTAACTGCGTTTCACAATTGGAGCGGCTCTCGGGACATCTCATGGAGCAGCTGACCGACATTCCAGCCGCGCTATCGCCCGGGAGTGGTGTgaagcagcagtcgcagcaacTCCCACCGACACAGCTAAAAAAATTCGGAAAGGAAGAGTTGGCGGCGGGAGCAGTGAAGACGGACGCGACCGTGCGCGGCAAGCAGGAGCCTGCGGTGTCCTCACAGCAGAagcaacatcagcagcgtcagcgtgcGGATGTGAAGCACCAtgccgaggtggaggaagtcggcgcggaggaggagaatgaaGAGGGTCCAGACGAAGGCAACGGTGCGCAGGTGCAGTCTTTGGCAGTGTTGCGCTCGCAACCGCCAATAATGCGACGCCGTACTCCCACTACGGCACTCGAGGcagacgaggacgaggaggatgatgacggtgctgctTACGACGGAGTCAAGACCCAGGTGCTCTTCAAACCGGTCAATCGTGCCGCGTACCGCGAGGTGGTGGCCTCGACCTGGAAACCGGAGGGCTTGACTCGCCGCATCAGTGCCACCGGTAGTGGCGGTCGGCAGCACCACAATAGCAACAGAAGCCGCAGTGCAAGTGAGCTCAAGGACAGTCCCCGTCATCCAAACTCGggtgacgacgatgatgagGCGATTATGACGGTGGCGACTCGCAACAAGGCAGACAGGACGGCTGGGCAGAAGGCGGTGTCTATGAAGGTGTATCGTGTCCCCTCGTTCCCgtacggcggtggtgtgacGGAGAAGCAGGCTCGGCTCCTACAGCGACTGTTCGACGAGTGCATCCACAACGGCGAGCACCTCAGCTCCAACGCCACTGGACCTGTTCTCATTACGAAGCGTGATTTCGACTCGTGCAGGTACGATGAGGTCCCTGTGGCGAGCGCGCAGCGGGACATGACATCCTTCCAGCCAAGGTCGCCCTACGAGTTTGTTGTCGAGGTAGAGCGCGACGTTCGCTTCGACGCTGTCAAATCCCGCGAGGAGCGTCGCCATCGCTTTCGGCAGCTTGTGCGCGAAAACCGCGCGCCAGCCACGATGGGTACTTTTAACCTTCGCGTCATCATGGACCCATTCAAAACTGGCtttgaggaggagaagaactTCCCAATCGTACCCGGAACCGTCATTGCTGGTCGCTACGAGATCATTCAGATGTTGGGCAAGGCTACCTTCAGTcgtgcggtgcgctgctACGATCTACAGGACCCGATCTACGACGATGAAGAGGACGATGGGGAGGAATACGAGAGCGATGCCGATGGTGACGATGAGCACGGTGCCTCTGCCTTGCCGACAGATAAGGCCGAGGATGCGGCTTGCACAGACAAGACAGGTGCGACTACCTCCTCTTGCAAGGAGTTGGACGCCGCAACCACGACCAACACTAGTAAGCGACATCGCAAGGCTGACCCCACCGTGACGACCTCACGACTCGAGTGCGAGCGCAAGCGCAAGATTCTGGGCTACGGCCAAGTTTGTCTGAAGATTATCAACAATACGAAGGACTTCTTTGACCAGTCACTGGATGAGATACGGCTGTTGACACTGCTGAACCGCCAGAAGGACCCCGATGATGCGCATATCGTCCGGCTCATCGACGCCTTCTACTACAAGGAGCATATCATGCTCGTGACGGAGCTGCTACGCGAAACTTTGTACGACTACGGCAAGTACAaccgagaggaggaggaggaattCTACTTCACCGTTCCtcgcctgcgcctgctgaCGCGGCAGATTGTCGAGGCGCTAACTTACGTGCACTCCCTCAACCTCATTCACACTGACCTGAAGCCGGAGAACATCATGTTTGTCTCCTACAGCCGCTGCATCGTCAAGGTAATTGACTttggcagcagctgcttcctCAGCGACCACCTCAGCTCCTACATCCAGAGCCGCAGCTACCGGGCTCCAGAGGTGGTGCTGGGCTGCGACTACGACGGCCGAATTGACGTGTGGTCGCTTGGCGCGATTTTGGTAGAGATGGTCACTGGCGACGTGCTGTTCACCTCGGATACCGTGCCGGAGATGCTGGCGCGCATTGTATACGTCTGCGGCACGCCGTTCCCGCGGCGGATGCTGTGGGAAGGTCGCCACACAAGCGACTACATCAACAAGTTTGGGTGCATCTATGAGTACGGCGGCTGCTCAGATGGGCAGCGGGACCACCCCGAGAAGGGTGACACCGACGATGGGGAGGAGCCGTACTGCCTTTACACGCCACTCCCGACAATGGCGccgcacacatgcgcatcTCCGAGAAAAtcacgagctgcagcgacaccgctgccgccacggacGGAGACGGCCCCGTACAGTGTCTTGCGCGAGAAGCTAGCCGCTGCGAACATGGTGGATCCGGAGTTCATTGCGTTTGTGGAGGCGTGCTTGATGCTTGACCACAAGAAGAGGCCGACGAGTGCGGAGCTGCTAGAGCACCCCTTCATCAGGGATGTAAAGGTGTGA
- a CDS encoding hypothetical protein (TriTrypDB/GeneDB-style sysID: LpmP.14.1060) — translation MGALVPLTQAPFQVCVRSPRILQRRVCRRWEWLTPLPLLLPLLLAVVVLLSSLSDASISSCLCRSNTRGQRLCRDAHLMLSSRALFYNSSEMDRRVARPRASSVPGVLMAHAAAADSTTGDGDELASDADTWGTISMKRTLDYDSGLKPFMTPWREVRLALRDAGCFSTLALPRLTLPTDTAGPRLSDVAPESSPTLPPLCRKPLVLMSGRAQDCPSCSSFVSDVLEHYRAEWEYIRAHVTLVDAGDPMTDELVRNPYPLWYNLTEVGQLLTLTKMSEVRKAEDDVAAASSGESSASRASPHDVSQGLQQSEADDFTVFNTGLRHKAALLLQSPTVQATHQWSRLVKRAFAGQSEYVLRIIFVYPHNASVMRDVVNEEVTVDGSQADYLHFFSKAKPFFHCVKKAVRVMEWLLRYG, via the coding sequence ATGGGTGCCCTCGTACCACTGACACAGGCGCCATTCCAAGTGTGCGTACGCTCGCCCCGcatcctgcagcgccgcgtgtGCCGGAGGTGGGAATGGCTGACGCCATTACCGCTTCtcttgccactgctgctggccgtcgtggtgctcctctcttctctttccgaCGCTTCAATCTCTTCGTGTCTCTGCCGAAGCAACACACGTGGACAGCGCCTTTGCCGTGATGCGCACCTgatgctcagcagcagggcgCTATTCTACAATAGCAGCGAGATGGACAGGCGCGTCGCACGACCGCGCGCCAGCTCCGTGCCCGGTGTACTGATggcgcacgctgctgcagcggacTCGACCACAGGTGACGGTGATGAGCTGGCGAGCGACGCCGACACGTGGGGAACCATCTCTATGAAGAGAACGCTGGACTACGACTCGGGGCTGAAGCCATTCATGACACCGTGGCGCGAGGTACGTCTCGCTCTGCGAGATGCGGGCTGCTTTTCGACGCTTGCACTGCCGCGCTTGACGCTGCCAACAGACACGGCGGGTCCTCGCCTCAGCGACGTTGCTCCGGAGTCTTCCCCaaccctccctcctctgtgccGCAAGCCACTAGTGCTGATGAGCGGCCGGGCGCAAGACTGCcccagctgctccagcttTGTCTCCGACGTGCTGGAACACTACCGAGCAGAATGGGAGTACATACGTGCTCACGTGACTCTCGTCGACGCTGGAGATCCGATGACAGACGAGCTGGTGCGGAACCCGTACCCGCTGTGGTACAACTTGACTGAAGTAGGGCAGTTGCTGACGCTCACAAAAATGTCTGAAGTAAGGAAGGCTGAGgacgacgtcgctgccgcttcgtctggtgagagcagcgcctccagggCTTCCCCTCACGACGTATCCCAGGGGTTACAGCAGTCGGAAGCCGACGACTTCACTGTCTTTAACACGGGCCTCCGCCACAaagccgccctcctcctgcagtcTCCAACGGTACAGGCCACCCATCAGTGGTCGCGCCTCGTAAAGCGCGCATTCGCTGGCCAGTCTGAGTATGTGCTGCGCATCATCTTTGTTTACCCGCACAACGCCAGCGTCATGCGTGATGTCGTGAACGAGGAGGTCACCGTTGACGGAAGTCAAGCCGACTATCTGCACTTTTTCAGCAAAGCCAAGCCCTTCTTTCACTGTGTGAAAAAGGCGGTGCGGGTAATGGAGTGGCTGCTGCGATACGGGTGA
- a CDS encoding hypothetical protein (TriTrypDB/GeneDB-style sysID: LpmP.14.1070), whose product MSVESTMRYFVSNYLSYAVVVGASILKVPQILKVWQNNKAAGISLLSLFMELLSYIISTSWGVVRGLPFRDYGENFFITVQLIVLLLLVARLQKATRRASLVLATELLVLYMFASGQVPRTIHECALNGQVFFNMFSRVPQIYTNYQTRCRGQLSFLTFFLAFGGGVVRIMTTALNVSWEKGKMVMLIQFSVAAALNAIILAQMLYYGIAGRKSERENRRRTEAKSLKHQ is encoded by the coding sequence ATGTCCGTCGAGTCCACCATGCGGTATTTCGTGTCGAACTACCTCTCCTACGCGGTCGTGGTGGGGGCGTCGATTTTGAAGGTGCCACAGATTCTCAAGGTGTGGCAGAACAACAAAGCAGCCGGCATCTCGTTGCTCTCGCTCTTCATGGAGTTGCTCTCGTACATTATTTCCACCAGCTGGGGCGTCGTCCGGGGACTGCCGTTTCGCGACTACGGCGAGAACTTTTTTATCACGGTGCAGCTCATtgtgcttctgctgctcgtggCGAGGCTGCAGAAGGCGACGCGTAGGGCGAGCCTTGTGCTGGCGACcgagctgctggtgctgtaCATGTTTGCTAGCGGGCAGGTGCCGCGCACCATCCACGAGTGTGCGCTGAACGGACAAGTTTTCTTCAACATGTTCAGCCGCGTGCCGCAGATCTACACGAATTATCAAACCCGGTGCCGAGGTCAGCTCTCTTTTCTCACCTTCTTCTTAGCTttcggcggtggtgttgtgCGCATTATGACAACTGCCCTGAACGTGTCGTGGGAGAAGGGCAAAATGGTGATGCTGATTCAGTTtagcgttgctgccgccctcAATGCCATCATTCTAGCCCAAATGCTCTACTACGGCATCGCAGGccggaagagcgagagggaaaatCGGCGCCGCACAGAGGCGAAGTCGCTGAAGCACCAGTGA
- a CDS encoding kinesin K39, putative (TriTrypDB/GeneDB-style sysID: LpmP.14.1090.A~disrupted due to non-sequenced internal amino acid repeat) produces the protein MMGADVKTLGGEGSGVTPRICLEIFERKASVEAEGHSRWSVELGYVEVYNERVSDLLGKRKKGAKDGGEEVHVDVREHPSRGVFLEGQRVVEVGCLDDVVRLIELGNGVRHTAATKMNERSSRSHAIIMLLLREERTMTTTSGETIRTAGKNSRMNLVDLAGSERVAQSQVEGQQFKEATHINLSLTTLGRVIDVLADMAKKGARAQYTVAPFRDSKLTFILRDSLGGNSKTFMIATVSPSALNYEETLSTLRYASRARDIVNVAQVNEDPRARRIRELEEQMADMRKAMAGGDPAYVSELKEKLTLLESEAQKRAADLQALERER, from the coding sequence ATGATGGGTGCGGACGTGAAGACGCTTGGCGGTGAGGGCAGCGGTGTGACGCCGCGGATCTGCCTGGAGATCTTTGAGCGGAAGGCGagcgtggaggcggaggggcaCTCGCGGTGGAGCGTGGAGCTCGGGTACGTGGAGGTGTACAACGAGCGCGTGTCGGACCTGCTTGGGAAGCGGAAGAAGGGCGCGAAGGacggtggggaggaggtgcacgtGGACGTGCGGGAGCACCCGAGCCGCGGGGTGTTCCTGGAGGGGCAGCGGGTGGTGGAGGTTGGGTGTCTGGACGACGTTGTGCGGCTGATCGAGCTGGGGAACGGCGTGCGGCACACTGCTGCGACGAAGATGAACGAGCGGAGCAGCCGGAGCCACGCGATCatcatgctgctgctgcgcgaggagcggacgatgacgacgacgagcggGGAGACGATCCGGACTGCGGGCAAGAACAGCCGGATGAACCTTGTAGACCTTGCGGGGTCTGAGCGCGTGGCGCAGTCGCAGGTGGAGGGGCAGCAGTTCAAGGAGGCGACGCACATCAACCTGTCGCTGACGACGCTGGGGCGCGTGATCGACGTGCTCGCGGACATGGCGAAGAAGGGCGCGAGGGCGCAGTACACCGTTGCGCCGTTCCGCGACTCGAAGCTGACGTTCATCCTGCGGGACTCGCTTGGCGGGAACTCGAAGACGTTCATGATTGCGACTGTGAGCCCGAGCGCGCTGAACTACGAGGAGACGCTGAGCACGCTGCGGTAcgcgtcgcgcgcgcgcgacatTGTGAACGTCGCGCAGGTGAACGAGGACCCGCGCGCGCGGCGGATCcgcgagctggaggagcagatgGCGGACATGCGGAAGGCGATGGCCGGCGGCGACCCTGCGTACGTGTCtgagctgaaggagaagctTACGCTGCTGGAGTCGGAGGCGCAGAAGCGTGCGGCGGAtctgcaggcgctggagcGGGAGCG